The sequence GAGCAGGCGAAGTACCGTGGGGCACCGATTTGAGATTATCGTACTCAAGAAGGGGGTGCCGCTCTCATCCACACCCTGATGCCCGGGTCCAGCACAACGCTATCGGGCATCGCGATCCTCCCGGATCAGGTCTGCGGCAGGCCCCCCTTCACCCAGGGAGCGGTGGGCTTCCCGTGCCCGTGCCAGGAGCCGGGCCTTGCGCCTCTGTACGAAGGCGCGGACATCGTCCTGCCACGTGGGTTCTTCGATCATCTTTCGATCCGGCATAAGCCCTTCACACCTCTTCGCTCCGGAAGTATCCTCGCCTCACTTCAGCAGGTCAGCGATCTGGCGCGCCTCCTGTATATGGTACTGCCCTTCAGCCGTCGGGGTGCCGGCATGGCAGAACATGAACTCCGACCCGAAGAGGGGCAGGATCGCACGGGCGTAGCGGAACTCGGCGCCCATGATACTCGTGCAGATGGGTTTCTGGGCCTGGTGGGTGAAGGCGACGAGCGCAAGGAGGTCGTCGGTGGTGCGGGGTTTCACGACGATCTTCGGGATATCCCCGTAGGACCTGAGCATACTCTCGATCTTTCCCAGTTCTGGGGGGGTGGGCATCTCGCTCGTATGCAGCGATGCGAGGATCTGGACCCCCTGGCTCTTGATGAGCGGTGCGTGGTCCCGGTAACGGGCCTCGACGTCCACGAAATCGACGTATCTCGTGATCGGGCCGATGATCCTGGTCCAGAGGTCCGCGTTGCCGACGAACCGCCCCCCTTCCTCCCTGCTCCTGAGCGTGGCGATCAGGGGGATTGCGGTCTTCTCCCGGATCACACGGACCTGGTCCAGCAGGTCGCCGGCCATCCTGTCGAGCCTGATCTCGATGAACGTCGGGCTGTACTTCACCGCCTCGTCGATAACGCCGGCATCCTCCACAGAGACGACGATCTTCATATTCACCGGAGATATAACCGCTCTATCATTTAAATGTCTGCCCGCCTCCTCCGGCGTTCAGGAGCGGCCCCTGCCCCCATCACTCCCCCATCGCATCGTGACGCTCCAGCATGGCGGCGAAGACCTCGTCAAAGACTCCCGGGAGCCGTTGCCGGAGTTCCTGCACCCCGACCTCGGTTATGCCGCCGCCGGTCGCGACCCGCCGGATCAGGTCAGAGGGAGCCTCGCCGGTCTCCCTGAGGTAGGCGGCCGTAGCCGTGACCATCCCTGTCGCCAGCACGAGTGTCTGGTCCGGCGAAAGTCCGCTTGCCCGGGCCGTCGCCCCCGCCAGTTCCTCGATGATGGCGGCAAGCAGCCCCGGGCCGCAACTCGAAAGAAGCGTTGCCGCCGGGAGTTCATCCTCCTCGACGAGCACCACATCCCCGATCGACGAGAAGATCCCCTCCACCCGGAGGGCGTCGTTCATCCCGATCTGGCGCCCGTGGCAGATCAGCGTCGTCCCCTGCCCGACCGCGGAGGTGACCGTGGGCACAACGCGGGTGACCGACCCCGTAAACGCCGCTTCGAGATCAGCAAGGCCCACGCCGGCGGCGAGCGAGACGATATGCTCATCCCCGTCCATCACCGGAACAATCTCGCGGAGGACAGTCATTATCTCCTGCGGCCTGACGGCGATGATGACCGTGCGGCACCGCCGGGCGAGTTCAGCGTTCGTTGCAGCGATGCCGATCCCGGGCCATGCGGCGGCGCATGCGTCCAGGCTCCTCTTGCTCTTCGACGAAACCACGACCTCATCGATCTGGAGCACCCCGGATGTAAGAAACCCGTTCACCAGCATGCTGCCCATCTGCCCGTAGCCGATAACCCCTAAACAGTCCATGATCCTTCTTCCCGTTGGTCTCCGTCATAATAAAGGATAGACGTTTTTCCGTGAGGGCTGATGTGAAAATAGTATCCGGGGGTACGATGGAACTGAGCAGGGAACCTCCCATTCTCCAGACAGGGGGAGTATTCATGGAACAATTCTGGCAGTGCGCTGGACGATAACTGAAAATGAATTGTCAGGAACTCCTGCCTGGATCAGGCATAATCTGTTACAGGAGTGCCTGGAATTCTTCGGGCGAGATCCCGGCCTGGAGAAGAATTGCCTGGAGCGTCTTTGGCGCAAGGGTCTTTTTGGAGTGGACGGGAACGGTGACGATGGCACCGCGCCGGGGGTGGTGGAGATAATGGTGGCTGCCCCGGATGCCAACCACCTCAAAGCCGGCTTTCTTCAAAGCGCTGATTACCTTCTCCCCGGTGATTCTAGGGAGTTTCATATCTCTGCGTTACTTGTATTGAGAGGGACAGAGACCTCAACCGGAATTGGCTTCCCCAGTTTTTTAGCCACCTCGATATACCCCGAGATCGCCTCCTCGATATGCGCCAGGGCCTCTTCCCAGGTAGACCCCTCGCTGATACATCCCGGAAGGGAGGGAACCGTTACGGTATACCCCCCATCTTCATTCTGTTCCATAAGGACTGTGTAGCGGAGACGAGTGGCTGACAACTGATCCCTCCAGTGGGAGGGTTGTCCATGACACTATATAGGGGTTATGTCGGCCAGGAGATGGACTCCGGCATTCATCTCTTCCCGGGATGGGGGTATTCTGCCTGGTTTCTTCATAACGCTGCTCGTTCATCATGGAAGGAGCGCATCCCAACAGTACCCTGCGACCGGGTATCCGCAGGGTTCAGAGCATGCTGGCGCATGTTCGCAAAGAATTGAGCAAGAGCCGGCGTCAAAAGCGCTGACACGACTTTCCCCCGGGTATCGCCTCACGGGGGAGGGACCGGGAGAGGGTGTCCCCCCATTGGCGCTAACGTTCGGCATGGAGACTCGTGCGGATACCGCCAATTCAGGAGACGAACGTCGGTTTCAGGTATTATTGACCGGTCTGCGATCAATCGTCCACCTCCTCGGAGAACGGTCTTGATCCTTGTCGAGGGGCAATCAACGAGAGCCCGACCGGTTCGCTCCGGGAGGTTATCATGCCTCGGGCAGGGTGGGGGGTTCGCGGTACCGCCGCCTGCGGGGAGGGGGCAAGCCCCCTCCCCGGTCCCCGCCCCCCGGGGCGATTCCCACCACGGCCCCCTGTCTGGGTGAGGCGGGGAACAGTCCAGATCCGGCATCCAGCACCGGGGTTCGTCAGATCCGGGTTTCAAGCAATTGACCGGGATTCAGCAAAGATTGAGACTCTCCGGTACCACCATGAGTGCACTGCACCCATGATACGTTAGCGCCAATGGGCTCGCCTCCTCTGTCCTAAGGTCGGGCCTCCGGCAGGATACCCACCACGGTCCCGGGGAAACGGCCCCGGTTCACTCTTGCATCCGGTGTGCCTACCTTCAAAGGTTCAAGCCCGAGGGCAGTGTCCCACGAACGCCTGCCGGGGTGGAATATATAGTCCGGCGGGGTGACTGTACTGGATCAAATGCCGCACGATTATCCAGAGACCGGTTCGGCCGCATCGCCGGAACTGCTTGCCCCTGCCGGGTCGCCGGAAGCCCTTGCCGCAGCAGTCGCCGCCGGCGCCGACGCGGTCTACCTTGCAGGGAGACGTTTCGGGGCCAGGCACTATGCGGCGAACTTCTCGGACGATGAGCTCCGGTCCGCCGTCGGTTACGCGCACCTCCGGGGTGTGCGGGTCTATGTCACCGTAAACACCCTCGTCAGTGACGCCGAACTCCCCGACGTGGTCCGCTACCTCCTCTGGCTCTACGAGACCGGGGTCGACGCGGTCCTGGTGCAGGACACCGGTGTGGCGGCGCTCGCCCGGGAGGTTGTCCCGGACCTCCCCCTCCACGCCTCCACCCAGATGACGATCCACAACCGCGAGGGCGTGGCCCGGGCCGCGCGAGAGGGGTTCTCCCGCGTGGTCCCGGCACGGGAACTCACCCTCCCCGAGATCGAGGATATCGCGGAGGTGCCGGGGATCGGCATCGAGGTCTTCGCCCACGGTGCGCTCTGCTACTGCTACTCGGGGCAGTGCCTCCTCTCCTCGGTCATCGGGGGCCGGAGCGGGAACCGGGGGATGTGCGCCCAGCCGTGCAGGAAGCCCTACCGGCTCGTGACCGCCGAGAAGGACGAGTACGGCCGCCCACGAAACCTCCGGGCCGTGCCTGCAGAGGGGCAGTACCTGCTCTCGACCCGCGACCTCGCGGTATACCCCAGCCTCGACCGGATAGCGCGCGCACCGGTGGCGTCGCTCAAGATCGAGGGGAGGATGCGCTCCGCAGAGTATGTCGCCACGGTGGTCGCCATCTACCGGCGCGCCCTCGACGCGATCGCCGCCGGGGAGGCCTGGTCGCCCTCTGGAGAGGATATGCGGGACCTTGCGCTTGCGTTCAACCGGAAGTTCACGGAGGGCTACATCCTCGGCGCATCCGATATCATGGCCCGCGACCGGCCCGGGAACCGCGGGATCCTGCTCGGCACGGTCGTCGGTTACGATCCCGGGCGGCGGGAGGCGACCGTCCGCCTCACCGGGGAGGTCGTGCCCCGCTCCGGCGACGGACTGGCCTTCTGCACGGAGGACCCCGAGCGCGACGTGGGCGCGGTCGTCCGCGGCACCCCTGCCGTCCGCCGCGGCATGGTGCGGGTCGGGGTTCCTGCGCCTGTCGGACGGGATACTGAGGTCTTCCTGACGAAGAGCGCGGACCTCGAGGCGCGGGCAACAAAGATCGCCGAGCATTTGGAGCCGCTGCCGATCGATGTTACGGTCACCTGGGATGACGGCACGCCCTGCTTTGAGGGGGTGCTCCCCGGGCGCGGCGGAGAACCGCTCCGGGTCTTGTACCGGGCAGACCTGCAGATGGAGCCGGCGCGGAGCCGGCCGCTCGCCCCGGAGGAGATCGCGGAGCAGTTCACCAGGACCGGGGGGACGCCGTTTGTTATCCGGCGACTGGACCTCCGCTACCCGGGCGGACTCTTTACGCCGCTGAGTGCGTTGAACCGGGTTCGCCGGACATTCTTAGAGAAGGTCGAAGAGGCCGTGGCCGCCGCGCATCGACCTGGGCCGGATGCGGTGCGTGCGGCCCGGGAACGGGCGGAAGCGGCGATCTCCGGGCTGGTGCGCACGGGCGGGGTCGCGAACCGGCTCCCATCGGTCTCGGTCTACACCGACACCCTTGAGGGCGTGGAGGCTGCTGTCCGGGGCGGCGCCCGGACCGTCTACTTCGAGCCGGCCGGTCCTGTGGTTCCCGCCCTCCTCGAGGAGGCCGCCGCCCTCTGCCGGGCGGGTGGTGCGGACGCTGTCTGGAAATGGCCGTCGATCACGCGACGCGCCTTCCTCGATGCAGCCGCCCCGCTCCTCCCGTCGCTCTACGATGCGGGCGTCCACGGTGTCATGGTGAGCGGGCTCGGCGCCGCTGATGCGGTGCGGGAGGCCGAACCCCGGATGAGGCTCTTTGGGGCAGCTGGGCTGAACGTCTGGAACCACTGTACCACGAGGGTTCTGGCCCCGCTCTTCCTGCGGTGCACGGCATCCCCCGAACTCCCGGCCGGCGACCTGGCCCGGCTGGCCGAGTTGACCGGGGACGCTCCCGGGCTCGAGGTGCTCGTGCAGGGGAACATCGAGGCGATGGTGACCGAGGACCGGCTGGCGGCGGTCTCCGGCGACCGGTTCCTGGGGCTGCAGGACCGGCGGAACCACGTCTTCCCGCTCCGGTGCGACAGCGAATCCCGGGTGTATATCGCCAACGCCGTCGAGACCTGCCTGATCGACCACCTGCCCCGGATCATCGGGATGGGCATCGATGCGGTCGCGATCGATGCGCGGGGACGGGGGCCCCGGTACGCCGGGGAGATGGCCCGGCTCTACCTTGCCGGGATCGAGTCCGTGGGCCGGGGAGACCCGGGCATGCTCGACGTGCTCAAGGATGAGGTAAAACAGCGGGCCCTCGGCGGTATCACCGGTGGGCATTTCGTCCGGGGACTTACAGGGTAAGCAGCCGGGGCTACAAGGAGGGACCTACGAGGACCGCCGTCTGCGGGGAGGAGGCGATCCTCCTCACACCGGCAAAATACGGTGAAACGCTTCACTAGTGGAGCATTTCAGCTGAAATTTCCCATGAAGACATCCCCGGTTTGGCGTCGTGCCCCGGGCATGGCTTCCTTATGGGGGGAGGGGGCTCGCCCCCTCCCCTGCCCCCACCCCCCAGGGTGATGTCCACCACGGTCCACAGCATGGGGTGAAGTGGGCGAATGGGGTCTTATCCTGCGTACAGCCGCTCGCTCTGCCCCATGAATTCTCTCGCGTGCGGCCGGCGATCAATCTCCCACACCAAAACCTACAAAAAGATGGCTTGAGGCACTATTCCGCCGGGTACTCTTCTTCAGTACACCAGACCTCAAGCACTGTATCTTCGGGCTCAACCTGGTCCGCATATGCCTGGGGCGTTGTTCCCGCATCCATCCATATGGTGTCGACCGGGTGGTCGGAGATGCGGTAGAGGCAGCGGTATTTCCAGGGCGATGCGGGTTTCACGTCGCGTTCGTAGATCTGTTGGGCAAGGCTGGACGAGCAGAAGATGCCCTTCTCAGGCTCGAAGAGAACCTCTTCGACGTACCGCTGGATGTACCACCGGAGCTCGGAGACGAGAGCAAGCGCACTCCCGAGCGACGCCGTCCGGATGCGCATACCGTACTCCAGCCTGTCGGGTTTGTAAAAACGAAGGGCATCCCTGCTGGTTTCGGAGTTAAGCAGGGTGGTGTAGAGATCAACACCCTCCGGCTGAATAAGGAGGACGTTCATCGTATATCATGTACGACCGGGAGGTCGATAAGGTTTCCCTGGAATGGAGCGTCCAGGGCAGCCGTACCGGTCAGGACAGGGACCTGACCTTCTGACGGCACATGGAGGAAACGATGTGGATTGGGGAGATCCACATCAGATATACATGCGGGTATCGGGTGTCGCCACCTCGCGCTTCACTTTTTTGATCGCCGCAAGGAAGTCATCCCGCTCAACGGCCCCGGCGTCGCGCCGGACCGCCATCATGCCCGCCTCACGGCAGATCGCCTGCAGCTCCGCGCCGGTGGTCTTCCCGGTAAGTTCCGCGATCCCGGCGAGGTCCACATCCCCGGCGAGGGTCATCTTCGCGGTATGGATCTTCAGGATCTCGAGGCGTGCCCCGTCATCAGGGAGCGGAACCCTGATGATCCGGTCGAACCGGCCCGGACGAAGGAGGGCCGGGTCCAGCATATCGATACGGTTGGTTGCCGCCATGATCCTGACGTTACCCCGGTTCCCAAACCCGTCCATCTCGGCGAGGAGTTGCATCAGCGTCCGCTGGACCTCGGCGCTTCCCGAGGTTCCGTCGTTGGTGCGCATGCTCCCGATCGCGTCGATCTCGTCGATAAAGACGATTGCCGGAGCACGCTCCCGGGCGAGGACGAAGAGTTCACGCACGAGTTGCGCGCCTTCCCCGATGTACTTATGGACGAGTTCGCTCCCCGACATCCTGATGAACCGCGCGTGGGACTGATGGGCGACTGCCTTTGCAATCAGGGTCTTCCCGGTCCCGGGCGGGCCGTAGAGGAGGATGCCTTTCGGGGGCTCAACACCCACACGCTCGTAGATCTCGGGTTTCGTGAGCGGGTACTCGACCGCTTCCCTGACCTCCTCGATCTCGTCTTTCAGGCCGCCGACCTGCTCGAACGTGACGTCCGGCTGTTCGTCGAGTTCCATGACCCTGACCCTGGAGTCGTAGATGTTGCCGATCGTCTTGACGATAGAGAGTGTATTATTCACCGCTACCTTCATCCCGGGCTTGAGGATGCGGTGGAGTTTCTCGTTGACCGTGGTGACGTATTCCTGGTTGTTGCCCTGCTGTCTGAGGTATACCTCGCCGTTATCGAGTACATCGACCACGGCTGCAACAAACAGCGGCATCCGTTTTAACTGGCCGTTCTCTTTTCTGAGCTGCAGGAGTTCTTTCTCGAGCAACTCGTTCTTTAGTTTATAATCCAGGATCTGCGCCTTCAGTTCCTGAATCTGGAGCGCAAGCATGTCGTGCTCGCTTCCAGGATTGTTGCCAAGGGTTTCGTCCATGTCACTCATATAGTTGGGTCTCCAACCTCAATATAATGTGGTGGTTGTAATTATGAAAGGTAGAGGCATATCCAGGGGCACCGGAACCGGAGAGCTCCTCGTTTCATCTGAGCCCATATCGTTTCTCTCGGGTGTCAACCCCGAGACCGGTACCGTCGTGGAACAGGGCCATCCGCTTGAAGGGCAATCGATCGCCGGGCGCGTGCTGGCCTTCCCGTACGGGAAGGGATCGACGGTAGGTTCCTACGTGATCTACGCGCTGAAGCAGAACGGTCTTGCCCCTGCTGCAATCATCAATACGGAGGCTGAACCGATCATCGCGGTCGGTGCGATCATCGCGGGGATTCCCATGGTCGACCGCCTCCCGCCGGAGTTCTCCCGCCTGCCCCCCGGCACCAGGGTGACAGTGAACGGGGATGCGGGCGAGGTTTCATATGATGAGACCGCGTGAGGGCAGTTGTGGAGACCTGCTACGAGATCCTCGGCGTCTCCCGGGACGCCACGCCTGACGAGATCCGGGCGGCGTACCGGAGGCTCGCCAAACAGTACCACCCTGATATCAACCAGGACCCGGATGCAAACGAGCGGTTCATCGCCATCCAGCAGGCATATGAGACGCTGATCGATCCTGAAGCCCGGGCACGCTACGACATCGCCCTCCAGGGTGGCGCCGGTCCTGCACCGCATGACCCGTTCCGGTACCGGGCTGCCGGCGGGAGCGGGTTCTCGTGGAGCTGGCAGATGCCTGAGTCAGGGGCCGGCAGGACCGGTCTCATCGCCCGCCTCTTCTTCTGGGCTGTCCTGGTTGTACTTATGCTTGTGCTATCGCTCCTCTTCCGGGTTGTCGCGGGGTGCCTGCGGCGGCAGGTCTCACGGTAGCGGAGCATTTCATCTAAATTTTCCATGAGGGCATCTCCGGGGTGGCGACCGGGAGGCCCCCCGGCTCTGTTGCATCGTGCCCCGGGTCCGGCTTGTGCGGGGAGGGGGTTTCGCGGTACCGTCCTGCGAGAGACGAGGGGACGGGGGGGCCCGGCCCCCCTCCCCGTCGGCCCCACCCCCGGGGCGATTCCCACCACGGTCCACAGCATGGGGTGAAGCGGGGGAATGGGGTGTTTTCATGCGTACAGCCGCTCGCTCTGCCCCATGAATTCTCCCACGTGGCTTTCCGCGTGAGTCTTCAGTACAGGGAGGGGATACTGCCTCACGCGCTCTCGCGAGGAAGTTCGCGAAGCCTTTACCTTAGGATTGTTACGCCCTCCTTCGCACACTTCAGTGTGAGGTGATGATCGCTCACCCTGCATCAGGACCCGCACGATACGGTGAAATGCTCCAGTAGTCCCCTCCCGGCATGCCTGCTCCGGTGAGGGCAGCGGGGCGCCGTCACCGGCCACCGCACCGGATCACGGGAAACCTTATCAGGTGTGAATCCCCGTGTGAGCCTGATCCCTATGGAGAAAGTGAAACGATACCGGTGCAAGTACTGTAACTACATCTACTCGCCGTTGCGGGGCGAGCCTCACCGCGGCATCCCGGCAGGGACTGCATTTGAGGATCTACCTCTGGACTACATATGCCCGGTCTGTGGTGCGACCGGCAAAGGGCCGATCGGGGCGTGGGGGTTTGAGCCATGGGAGCCGACAAGGTACGCCTGCAAGATATGCGGCTACGTGTACGACAAAAAGCGCGGTGAGCCGCTCCGGGGCTACCCGAAGGGCACAGCATTCGAAGACCTGCCTGAGGACTACACCTGCCCGGTCTGCGGCCTGGACCCGAAGATCACGAGTTTTTACGGGCCGGTCGGCAAGGCACAGTTTGAGCCTATCCTGGATGTCTGATAGGGAGGGGGCGAGCCTCTCCCGGTCCCTCCCTCCCCCGTCCGGGCGTATACCCGGTAGAATGCCGTGTCAGCGCTTTTAGCGCTGGATATTGCTCAATTCTTTGCGAACGTGCTTCAGAATGCTCTGAACCATATGGATATCCGGTTGCAGGGTACTGTTGGGATGTGCTCCCGGTCAAAAACAGTCAACGCTATACCGGTCCCCGTCCAACGATACTAGCACTATTACCCGGTCGCGTGACACAATGGAGAGCAAGCACAGCATTCTTGAGAAATACTTCGGCTACACGTCGTTTCTCCCCCACCAGGAAGAGATCATCGATGCTGTGCTCGCCCAAAGGGACGTCCTCGCCGTCATGGCGACCGGGGGCGGCAAATCCCTCTGTTACCAGCTCCCGGCGCTTGTCTTCGGGGGGCTCACGGTCGTCGTCTCACCGCTCATCGCCCTTATGAAAGACCAGGTCGACGGTCTGCGGGCGAACGGCATCCCTGCGGCGACGATCAACAGTTCGCTCGGGTACGGGGAGCGGCGGATCATCGAGCGGGTGATCCTCGAAGGCCGCATCAGGGTCCTCTATGTCTCTCCTGAACGTGCCGTGCAGCCGTTCTTCCTCTCGCTCCTCAAGAAGGCCGACGTCAGGCTCATCGCCATCGACGAGGCGCACTGCATATCGATGTGGGGCCATAACTTCCGGCCCGAGTACCGCCGGCTCCGGGTGCTCAAAGAACGGTTCCCGGCAGTCCCGGTCATCGCCCTGACCGCGACCGCCATCCCCGCCGTCCAGGACGACATCGCAAAGCAGCTCGCCCTGAAAAACCCTGCCCGGTTCGTCGGGAGTTTCAACCGGACGAACCTCACCTACCGGGTGGTGCCGAAGACCCGCTACTTCCCGCGGCTTGTGAGGTATCTCAACGAGCACCGGGACGATGCCGGCATCATCTACTGCTTCTCCCAGAAGGCGACGGAAGACCTCGCTGAGAAACTCCGGGGCAAGGGTTTTTCGGCGCTCCCCTACCATGCCGGCCTCCCTGACGCCGTCCGCGACGAGCACCAGGAGGCCTTCTCCCACGGCGACGTCGGTATCATCTGCGCCACCGTCGCCTTCGGCATGGGCATCGACAAGCCCGATGTCCGGTTCGTCATCCACACCGACCTCCCAAAGGACCTCGAGTCCTACTACCAGGAGACCGGCCGGGCGGGGAGAGACGGGGAGCCGGCGGACTGTATTCTCTTCTACAGCCGGGGCGACTACAACACGATCCGCTACCTCATCGAGAAGGAGTGTGCCGATGCGACGCGGAAGGATGCGGCCTACCGGAAGGCGGGAGCGATGCTCGACTACTGCGAGACCACCGGGTGCCGGAGGAAGTTCCTGCTCACCTACTTCGGTGAGGCCTACCCTGAGGAGCGGTGCGGAGGGTGCGACCGGTGCGAGACGCCGGTGAAGGTCTTTGATGGGACCCGTGCGGCATCGATGATCATCGCCTGCATCAGCGAGGTCGGGGAGCGGTTCGGGGCGTCCTATGTCGCTGATGTGCTGGTAGGGTCGAAGAGCGCGAGGGTTCGCGAGAACGGGCACGACGCCCTCCCTGCCTACAACTCGGGCGAGGGCTACACCCGCGACCAGTGGCTGCGCTTCGTCCAGGAGATGGTCAGGAAGGGGTTCATCACCTCGACCGGCGGCCGGTACCCGGTCCTCGTGCTGAATGACCGGAGCAGGGAGGTGGTCGGGGGCAGTCTCCCGGTGCCGCTCACCGAACCGGAACCGGCGGGCGTCGTCGCGGCAGAAACCGCTGACGACTATGACGAGGTTCTCTTCGCGCGGCTCCGCCAGCTCCGGAAGGTCGTTGCCGACCTCGAGCACGTGCCGCCGTTCGTCGTCTTCCACGACCGGAGCCTCAAAGAGATGGCGAAGTACTACCCGCGCACCGGTGTTGCGTTCCTCCAGGTCTACGGCGTCAGCGAGGGGAAACTGCAGCGCTATGGCAGGATGTTCCTTGACGCCATCGACAAACACTGCGCTGAAGCGGGAATCGCGCCGGAGCGCCGCCGCGGGTAATGTGGTTCTGCGTAAAGCGCCACCGGTTCGATCTCAACTCGATGTCTTAATGAGTGCAGAGTGCGTATGCGAATATACCAGGCACCATGCGGCTCATATCATGGAACGTAGATCTCTTCCGCTCCGGTCCAAAGAGCGTGGAGAAGAAGGTCGAAGCGGTCTGCCAGCACTCCCCTGATATCGTCGCCTTCCAGGAGGTGACGGACCGGGATCTGCCGCTCTTCCGCGAAGAACTGGAGAATTACGGGCTGCTCTACATTGTAGACAGCCTTGCGCTGGTTGAGATCGCCCGGGTGGCCTATATGGCCGAGCGGTTGAACGATCTCAGGGCGCGAAACCCGAGTGACCCGTTCCAGTTCGCATACAGCATCTCCCGGCTCTCCGAGCAGTGCTCACCGTTTGGGGAGCCGAAGGATCTTGGGTGCCTGATAGCGAGCAGGTACCCGCTCACCCCACTCAATCCGCTCGATTTTGACGTCCCGTGGAAACAGCAGGTGGTCTCTGCCGTCGTCAGTGCGCCCCGGGGTGAGATCGAGGTCCACAACGTCCATGTTCCCACGGCGATAGGCGGCCGGAGAAACGAGATCGTCAAGGCCGAGACACTGGTCGGGATCTACCAGCGCCTTGCCGTCAGGTCGGCAAGACCGCGGATCCTCTGCGGTGACCTCCACAGCCCTGAGGCGGAGCTCCCCGACGGGACGATCGTCCCCTTTTACCGCGACATCCTCCAGGACGGACCCCTCACTGCAGCCTCCGGAAGCGAGGAGTACCTCGGGCGGCCGCGAAAGTGGTGGTACAACGCCGAGATGAACGTCCTCTGCGGCCTTGCGAGATACGACCTCCCCGACGTCTTCCGGAGGCTGCACGGTTACCGGGCCCGGGAGTACAGCTGGTGCCCCGACCGCGGACCTGAGGATGTCCCGAAGTGTAAGCGCTACGATCACATCTTCGCGTCTGCGAGCCTCAACCCGACGGCGTGTTGGTACCTGCACGACCTGCGGGGGCAGGGGTTGAGCGATCACTCCGGTGTCCTGATGGATTTTGACCCGTGATCTGGGGTTGTCTCTCGTGGTGCGGGCTCCCGGGATACATTCTATGAAACTCTCCCGCACGGCTTTCCGCGCAAGACCGGCGATCACGCCAACGCACCCTCAAGGTAAGATGAAATAGCCCAGTAGTGGACTATTTCAGCTAACATTTCCCATGAAAAACCGCCCCGATTTGGCGACTGGGAGGCTCTTCAGGTCCGGCTTGTGCGGGGAGGGGGCGAGCCCCCTCCCCTGCCCCCTCCCCCAGGGTGATTCCCACCACGGTCCACAGCATGGGGTGAGAGCCTGGGGAATGAGGTGTTTTCCTGCGTACAGCCGCTCGCTCTGCCCCATGAACGCTCCACACCCCTTCGCGATCTTCCGCGTGATCCATGCCAGAACCCGCAAAATAAGATGAAATGCTCCACTAATGCAACGATTCTTAATTACCGGCACTCTCAACGGAGGGGAGTATCGACCTTTTTTACACGCTATCCTGGGGGTTGCATCCCGGAGGACGGCGTTTCACCGGATATACGCCCGGGCAGGGTTGGGGACGGAGGGGAGCGCTCCGCGGGGGATGGGACGAAGGCCAGATATGGTCTGTTCATTTGGAATCAGTGTACTTAGGATCGTAAAAGAGTGGGGGTTCCCCGGCCCCCGGTGCGCCACTACGGCGCCTGTCCTTTTACTTTTTCGTCAGGCTTCTGTTACTCGCCGCTGAACTTCTTCTGGTTCTTCTCCATCACTTTCTTCTCCTTCCTCTCCTCTTTTAGTTTCTTTTTCTCCAGTTTCTCCTGCATCTTCTCTATCTTCTTCTTCTCCTTCATTGCGTTGACATCCCCCTTCCCGTTGCCGTCACCCAGCTTCTTCCCGTTGCCTGGGTTGATCACGGATACGGCACCGGTGCCGGCTACCGAGATGGGGCCGTTCTCTGTCGTGACGTTGCCGGTCACGGTCAGGTTGGTGTC is a genomic window of Methanoculleus bourgensis MS2 containing:
- a CDS encoding DnaJ domain-containing protein; protein product: MRAVVETCYEILGVSRDATPDEIRAAYRRLAKQYHPDINQDPDANERFIAIQQAYETLIDPEARARYDIALQGGAGPAPHDPFRYRAAGGSGFSWSWQMPESGAGRTGLIARLFFWAVLVVLMLVLSLLFRVVAGCLRRQVSR
- the recQ gene encoding DNA helicase RecQ translates to MESKHSILEKYFGYTSFLPHQEEIIDAVLAQRDVLAVMATGGGKSLCYQLPALVFGGLTVVVSPLIALMKDQVDGLRANGIPAATINSSLGYGERRIIERVILEGRIRVLYVSPERAVQPFFLSLLKKADVRLIAIDEAHCISMWGHNFRPEYRRLRVLKERFPAVPVIALTATAIPAVQDDIAKQLALKNPARFVGSFNRTNLTYRVVPKTRYFPRLVRYLNEHRDDAGIIYCFSQKATEDLAEKLRGKGFSALPYHAGLPDAVRDEHQEAFSHGDVGIICATVAFGMGIDKPDVRFVIHTDLPKDLESYYQETGRAGRDGEPADCILFYSRGDYNTIRYLIEKECADATRKDAAYRKAGAMLDYCETTGCRRKFLLTYFGEAYPEERCGGCDRCETPVKVFDGTRAASMIIACISEVGERFGASYVADVLVGSKSARVRENGHDALPAYNSGEGYTRDQWLRFVQEMVRKGFITSTGGRYPVLVLNDRSREVVGGSLPVPLTEPEPAGVVAAETADDYDEVLFARLRQLRKVVADLEHVPPFVVFHDRSLKEMAKYYPRTGVAFLQVYGVSEGKLQRYGRMFLDAIDKHCAEAGIAPERRRG
- a CDS encoding proteasome-activating nucleotidase, coding for MSDMDETLGNNPGSEHDMLALQIQELKAQILDYKLKNELLEKELLQLRKENGQLKRMPLFVAAVVDVLDNGEVYLRQQGNNQEYVTTVNEKLHRILKPGMKVAVNNTLSIVKTIGNIYDSRVRVMELDEQPDVTFEQVGGLKDEIEEVREAVEYPLTKPEIYERVGVEPPKGILLYGPPGTGKTLIAKAVAHQSHARFIRMSGSELVHKYIGEGAQLVRELFVLARERAPAIVFIDEIDAIGSMRTNDGTSGSAEVQRTLMQLLAEMDGFGNRGNVRIMAATNRIDMLDPALLRPGRFDRIIRVPLPDDGARLEILKIHTAKMTLAGDVDLAGIAELTGKTTGAELQAICREAGMMAVRRDAGAVERDDFLAAIKKVKREVATPDTRMYI
- a CDS encoding endonuclease/exonuclease/phosphatase family protein, producing MRLISWNVDLFRSGPKSVEKKVEAVCQHSPDIVAFQEVTDRDLPLFREELENYGLLYIVDSLALVEIARVAYMAERLNDLRARNPSDPFQFAYSISRLSEQCSPFGEPKDLGCLIASRYPLTPLNPLDFDVPWKQQVVSAVVSAPRGEIEVHNVHVPTAIGGRRNEIVKAETLVGIYQRLAVRSARPRILCGDLHSPEAELPDGTIVPFYRDILQDGPLTAASGSEEYLGRPRKWWYNAEMNVLCGLARYDLPDVFRRLHGYRAREYSWCPDRGPEDVPKCKRYDHIFASASLNPTACWYLHDLRGQGLSDHSGVLMDFDP
- a CDS encoding rubredoxin; this translates as MEKVKRYRCKYCNYIYSPLRGEPHRGIPAGTAFEDLPLDYICPVCGATGKGPIGAWGFEPWEPTRYACKICGYVYDKKRGEPLRGYPKGTAFEDLPEDYTCPVCGLDPKITSFYGPVGKAQFEPILDV
- a CDS encoding DUF126 domain-containing protein, giving the protein MKGRGISRGTGTGELLVSSEPISFLSGVNPETGTVVEQGHPLEGQSIAGRVLAFPYGKGSTVGSYVIYALKQNGLAPAAIINTEAEPIIAVGAIIAGIPMVDRLPPEFSRLPPGTRVTVNGDAGEVSYDETA